In a single window of the Saccharothrix australiensis genome:
- a CDS encoding MFS transporter, whose translation MTAVQKRTPTWWSLTPLVFGAFVVASEGTILTGVLPQLGHDLRAEPGAVGAALALYPLVYVFGAPTLAVLAGGRSQRLVCTLGLGAFAVGNLVSASAGTLPALVAGRLIASLGACAYIPNAAARGLALGADRRGRVLSIVSSGFTAATLLGAPLGIYLASVLSWRLVLVLVAAGAVAVAGAQWSSRLGDHPVSGTGMRERLAFLTRRRLLAVLVLTFAVVLGEFVVYAYISLLVRHNVGATAAQTATAILVFGIGSTSGTLLGGFLVDRFGWRRVLWTSMTVIATALLLLPFATTPLLLGLCLLVWGLFGWTFTPAQTNRLLDTHPDNGAMLITLNASAVQLGVAGGGLLGAAVNSTFGVAALAPTGAVVVGAALTTAAVLTVVGEQRSPVR comes from the coding sequence GTGACGGCTGTCCAGAAGCGAACTCCGACGTGGTGGAGCCTGACCCCGCTGGTGTTCGGGGCGTTCGTGGTCGCCAGTGAGGGCACGATCCTCACTGGCGTGCTGCCGCAGCTCGGCCACGACCTGCGCGCCGAGCCGGGCGCGGTGGGCGCGGCCCTCGCGCTGTACCCACTGGTGTACGTCTTCGGCGCGCCGACGTTGGCGGTGCTCGCCGGCGGGCGGTCCCAGCGGCTCGTGTGCACGCTCGGGCTCGGCGCGTTCGCGGTCGGCAACCTCGTCTCCGCCTCCGCCGGTACGCTGCCGGCGCTCGTCGCGGGGCGGCTGATCGCGTCGCTGGGTGCGTGCGCGTACATCCCCAACGCCGCGGCCCGCGGGCTCGCGCTGGGCGCCGACCGGCGGGGCCGGGTGCTGTCGATCGTCTCCAGTGGATTCACCGCCGCGACCCTCCTGGGCGCACCGCTGGGCATCTACCTGGCCTCGGTGCTGAGCTGGCGGCTCGTGCTGGTCCTGGTCGCCGCGGGCGCCGTCGCCGTCGCCGGCGCGCAGTGGTCCAGCAGGCTCGGCGACCACCCCGTCAGCGGGACGGGCATGCGCGAGCGCCTGGCGTTCCTGACCCGCCGCCGACTGCTCGCCGTCCTGGTGCTGACCTTCGCCGTGGTGCTCGGCGAATTCGTGGTCTACGCCTACATCTCGTTGCTCGTCCGGCACAACGTCGGCGCGACCGCGGCCCAGACCGCCACCGCGATCCTGGTCTTCGGGATCGGCTCCACCAGCGGAACGCTGCTGGGCGGCTTCCTGGTCGACCGGTTCGGCTGGCGGCGCGTGCTGTGGACCAGCATGACGGTCATCGCGACCGCTTTGCTGCTGCTGCCCTTCGCCACCACGCCGCTCCTGCTCGGCCTGTGCCTGCTGGTGTGGGGCCTGTTCGGCTGGACCTTCACGCCCGCGCAGACCAACCGCCTCCTGGACACCCACCCCGACAACGGCGCCATGCTGATCACCCTCAACGCCTCCGCCGTCCAACTCGGCGTCGCCGGCGGAGGACTCCTCGGGGCCGCCGTCAACTCCACTTTCGGCGTCGCCGCGCTGGCACCCACCGGCGCGGTCGTCGTCGGGGCGGCGCTGACGACCGCCGCGGTGCTGACGGTGGTCGGGGAACAGCGGTCGCCGGTCCGATGA
- a CDS encoding transcription termination factor Rho, short form, with the protein MKHNDFTTTRLASGVLDVGDRRAVLRTDGYLPGPHDVTVPSRLVAEHGLRRGDEVHGRVAPPPHDGKPPSLVTVEAVNGAHPRHSRARPAFTDLVPTHPSRRLRLETEAHELTTRVVDLLVPIGKGQRALVVAPPKAGKTTVLRSIAHGLAKNHPECHLMLVLVGERPEEVTDLARAVPAEVVAATFDHPPRDHTALAELAVERAKRLVELGRDVVVLLDSATRLGRAYNLAAPASGRILSGGVDAGSLTAPKRFLGAARDVEGGGSLTIIATALVDTGSAGDALLFEEYKGTGNAELRLDRKTAARRVFPAVDVHQSGTRREDLLLTPAEAASTRLLRRALAGKEDAVDVLLDGLRKTGDNAEFLTRLTATTPR; encoded by the coding sequence TTGAAGCACAACGATTTCACCACCACCCGGCTCGCCTCCGGCGTACTCGACGTCGGGGACCGCCGGGCCGTGCTGCGCACCGACGGCTACCTGCCGGGCCCGCACGACGTCACCGTGCCCTCGCGGCTGGTGGCCGAGCACGGGCTGCGGCGCGGCGACGAGGTCCACGGCCGGGTCGCGCCCCCGCCCCACGACGGCAAACCGCCGTCGCTGGTCACCGTCGAAGCCGTCAACGGCGCGCACCCGCGCCACTCCCGCGCCCGGCCCGCCTTCACCGACCTCGTGCCGACCCACCCGAGCCGTCGGCTGCGGCTGGAGACCGAGGCGCACGAGTTGACCACGCGGGTGGTCGACCTGCTGGTGCCGATCGGCAAGGGGCAGCGCGCCCTGGTCGTCGCGCCGCCCAAGGCGGGCAAGACCACCGTGCTGCGGTCCATCGCCCACGGCCTGGCCAAGAACCACCCCGAGTGCCACCTGATGCTCGTCCTGGTCGGTGAACGCCCGGAAGAGGTCACCGACCTGGCGCGCGCCGTGCCGGCCGAGGTCGTCGCGGCCACGTTCGACCACCCGCCGCGCGACCACACCGCGCTCGCCGAGCTGGCCGTCGAACGCGCCAAGCGCCTGGTCGAACTGGGCCGGGACGTGGTGGTGCTGCTGGACTCCGCGACCCGCCTCGGCCGCGCCTACAACCTCGCCGCACCGGCGTCCGGCCGAATCCTGTCCGGCGGTGTGGACGCCGGCTCGCTCACCGCGCCCAAGCGGTTCCTCGGCGCGGCGCGCGACGTCGAGGGCGGTGGTTCGCTGACGATCATCGCCACCGCGCTGGTCGACACCGGCTCGGCGGGCGACGCGCTGCTGTTCGAGGAGTACAAGGGTACCGGCAACGCCGAACTGCGCCTGGACCGCAAGACCGCCGCGCGACGGGTGTTCCCGGCCGTGGACGTCCACCAGTCCGGCACCCGCCGCGAAGACCTCCTGCTCACACCCGCCGAGGCCGCCTCCACCCGGCTGCTGCGCCGAGCCCTGGCGGGCAAGGAGGACGCGGTGGACGTGCTGCTCGACGGCCTCCGCAAGACCGGCGACAACGCCGAGTTCCTGACCCGCCTCACGGCCACCACACCCCGCTGA
- a CDS encoding nucleotidyltransferase domain-containing protein produces the protein MLPHDAARNAAHYLAVADRLLPGKITGFYVVGSAALGAWRPNRSDIDFVAVVDGGLDDRRLRRLRVLHVVGNLPAAARSAARADPTLPGTMNGVFVPAADLGEPVTGIRPLASHSGWSFAKGRGFDVNPVGWKVLREGGIALRGPEPHRLALDPEPHRLRDWNLDQLRGHWRTWAERLLAGNARGKPLVPAHATAVSRVLGPPRLHHTAVTGEVISKESAAQHALDTFGDRWRPLIRAALAQRANAPVPGSPAPGELIRMAGEFTLEVVADAEQRA, from the coding sequence GTGCTTCCCCACGACGCCGCACGGAACGCCGCCCACTACCTCGCCGTCGCCGACCGGTTGCTGCCGGGGAAGATCACCGGCTTCTACGTCGTCGGCTCGGCCGCCCTGGGCGCTTGGCGGCCGAACCGCAGCGACATCGACTTCGTCGCCGTGGTGGACGGCGGGCTCGACGACCGGCGGTTGCGCCGGTTGCGCGTCCTGCACGTGGTCGGCAACCTGCCGGCCGCCGCGCGGTCCGCCGCCAGGGCGGACCCGACCCTGCCCGGCACGATGAACGGCGTCTTCGTCCCGGCGGCGGACCTGGGCGAGCCGGTGACCGGGATCCGACCCCTGGCGTCGCACAGCGGCTGGTCCTTCGCCAAGGGCCGCGGCTTCGACGTGAACCCGGTCGGGTGGAAGGTGCTGCGGGAGGGCGGGATCGCCCTGCGCGGGCCGGAACCGCACCGGCTCGCGCTCGACCCGGAGCCGCACCGGCTGCGCGACTGGAACCTCGACCAGCTCCGCGGCCACTGGCGGACCTGGGCCGAGCGGCTCCTGGCCGGGAATGCGCGCGGCAAGCCGCTGGTGCCGGCCCATGCGACGGCTGTCTCACGCGTCCTCGGCCCGCCGCGCCTGCACCACACGGCCGTCACCGGTGAGGTGATCTCGAAGGAGAGCGCGGCCCAGCACGCGCTCGACACCTTCGGCGACCGCTGGCGACCCCTCATCCGGGCCGCCCTCGCCCAGCGCGCCAACGCGCCGGTGCCGGGTTCGCCGGCTCCCGGCGAGCTGATCCGGATGGCGGGCGAGTTCACCCTGGAGGTGGTGGCCGACGCCGAGCAGCGGGCGTGA
- a CDS encoding AfsR/SARP family transcriptional regulator, with the protein MAVEFGLLGEVTAHVDGRAVDLGPARQRCVLAALAVDVGRAVPVERLVERVWGPDAPVRARTTLHSYLSRLRQALADSGEVDVVRRSGGYALVVGGSEPAVDLHRFHELRGRARGDDVALLTEALALWRGEALTGLSGQWAEAERERLRHERLAVQHDLVDARLRAGQGGELVAELSARAAEHPLDERVAGQYLLALYRGGRQADALEHYRQVRERLVDELGTEPGAALQDLHRRVLTADPSLAADEAAARRVRSPAVPLQLPASPGSFTGRVPELAELDRILIDAAGADPTATPEGSPAAGSTVLISTIGGAGGLGKTWLALAWAHRVVGRFPDGQLFVDLRGFSPAGEPMTADEAVRGFLDALGVAAESVPVDPDARVARYRSLVAGRRMLIVLDNAATADQVVPLLPGSASCTVLVTSRNRLPGLVVRHGAHPLNLDVLTDAESRQLLVARLGAARVAAEEAAVADLVGLCGGFPLALGVIAARAAAEPHLPLADTVAELREHGLDAFDDTDPAASLPTVLSWSLHRLTEPQRTAFALLGIAPGPDTGLPAAANLTGLPERETRATLRALADASLLDRAPGGRYAMHDLVRAYATTVAHDHLPEPVRRTALERVLDFYLHTAHTAGRLMAPHAKSPTPEPPAPGVRPHPLPDDLAAMAWMSAEHAHLLAAQHTAAAHHHYHTVWHLARNLALFHWRRGHRHDELAVWQAALDAAAHLPDPAARIHAHRRLGRAHAQLGRHEEAIEHLRRALTLAGLHHDTSQHADIHNDLAGAWGQRGDDHKALHHARQSLELHRTLDNPVMEAYARNNVGWCAARVGDYDTAREHCLAALALHRRHHHADGEATALDSLGYIDHHTGHYEQALDHYEQALAIYRTLGHVHYTANSLDRLGHSHTALGRHDRARAEWREAMELYRQQGRDTDAERVRRQLDDLDSGAGDSGTGDSGTGDNGTGDSGTADEPDAVG; encoded by the coding sequence ATGGCGGTGGAGTTCGGTCTGCTGGGCGAGGTGACCGCGCACGTCGACGGTCGGGCGGTGGACCTGGGACCGGCCAGGCAGCGGTGCGTGCTGGCGGCGTTGGCGGTGGACGTCGGCCGTGCGGTGCCGGTGGAGCGGCTGGTGGAGCGGGTGTGGGGTCCGGACGCGCCGGTGCGGGCGCGGACGACGTTGCACAGCTACCTCTCCCGGCTGCGCCAAGCCCTGGCGGACTCGGGCGAGGTGGACGTCGTCCGGCGGTCGGGCGGGTACGCCCTGGTGGTGGGCGGGTCCGAGCCCGCCGTGGACCTGCACCGGTTCCACGAGCTGCGCGGCCGGGCACGCGGCGACGACGTGGCGCTGCTGACCGAGGCGCTGGCGCTGTGGCGAGGGGAGGCGCTGACCGGCCTGAGCGGGCAGTGGGCGGAGGCGGAGCGCGAGCGCCTGCGGCACGAGCGGCTGGCCGTCCAGCACGACCTGGTCGACGCCAGGCTCCGCGCGGGCCAGGGCGGGGAACTGGTGGCGGAGCTGTCCGCGCGGGCCGCGGAGCACCCGTTGGACGAACGCGTCGCCGGCCAGTACCTGCTGGCCCTGTACCGCGGCGGTCGCCAGGCCGACGCCCTGGAGCACTATCGGCAGGTGCGGGAGCGGTTGGTGGACGAACTGGGCACCGAACCCGGTGCCGCGTTGCAGGACCTCCACCGCCGTGTCCTCACCGCCGACCCGTCCCTGGCCGCGGACGAAGCCGCGGCACGGCGTGTCAGGTCGCCGGCGGTGCCCCTCCAACTGCCGGCCTCGCCCGGGTCGTTCACGGGCCGCGTCCCCGAGTTGGCCGAGCTGGATCGCATCCTCATCGACGCGGCCGGCGCGGATCCCACCGCGACGCCGGAGGGCTCGCCCGCGGCGGGGTCCACGGTGCTGATCTCGACGATCGGTGGTGCGGGTGGGCTCGGCAAGACCTGGCTCGCGCTGGCGTGGGCGCATCGGGTGGTGGGGCGGTTCCCGGACGGGCAGTTGTTCGTGGACCTGCGGGGGTTCAGCCCGGCGGGGGAGCCGATGACGGCGGACGAGGCGGTGCGCGGCTTCCTGGACGCGCTCGGCGTGGCGGCCGAGAGCGTGCCCGTCGACCCGGACGCGCGGGTCGCCCGGTACCGCAGCCTGGTGGCGGGTCGGCGGATGCTCATCGTGTTGGACAACGCCGCCACCGCGGACCAGGTCGTGCCGCTGCTGCCGGGCAGTGCCTCGTGCACGGTGCTGGTCACCAGCCGCAACCGGCTACCGGGGCTGGTGGTCCGCCACGGCGCCCATCCCCTGAACCTGGACGTCCTCACCGACGCGGAGTCCCGGCAGTTGCTGGTGGCGCGGCTGGGCGCGGCCCGCGTGGCGGCCGAGGAGGCGGCGGTGGCCGACCTGGTCGGGCTGTGCGGCGGGTTCCCGCTGGCGCTGGGCGTCATCGCCGCCCGCGCCGCCGCCGAACCCCACCTGCCGCTGGCCGACACCGTCGCCGAACTGCGCGAGCACGGCCTGGACGCCTTCGACGACACCGACCCGGCCGCGAGCCTGCCCACGGTGCTGTCCTGGTCCCTGCACCGGCTCACCGAGCCGCAGCGCACCGCCTTCGCGCTGCTGGGCATCGCACCCGGACCCGACACCGGCCTGCCCGCCGCCGCCAACCTCACCGGCCTGCCCGAGCGCGAGACGCGCGCCACCCTGCGCGCCCTGGCCGACGCCTCCCTGCTCGACCGCGCACCCGGCGGCCGCTACGCCATGCACGACCTGGTCCGCGCCTACGCCACCACCGTCGCCCACGACCACCTGCCCGAACCGGTGCGGCGGACGGCGCTGGAACGGGTGCTCGACTTCTACCTCCACACCGCCCACACTGCCGGCCGCCTCATGGCCCCCCACGCCAAGTCGCCGACCCCGGAGCCACCCGCGCCAGGGGTGCGGCCGCACCCGCTGCCCGACGACCTCGCCGCGATGGCGTGGATGAGCGCTGAACACGCCCACCTGCTCGCCGCGCAGCACACCGCCGCCGCGCACCACCACTACCACACCGTCTGGCACCTCGCCCGGAACCTGGCCCTCTTCCACTGGCGGCGGGGACACCGCCACGACGAGCTGGCCGTGTGGCAGGCCGCCCTGGACGCGGCCGCCCACCTGCCGGACCCCGCCGCCCGCATCCACGCCCATCGACGCCTGGGCCGCGCCCACGCCCAGCTGGGCAGGCACGAGGAGGCCATCGAGCACCTGCGCCGGGCACTCACCCTCGCGGGACTGCACCACGACACCAGCCAACACGCCGACATCCACAACGACCTCGCAGGGGCCTGGGGACAGCGGGGGGACGACCACAAGGCCCTGCACCACGCCCGGCAGTCCCTGGAGCTGCACCGCACCCTGGACAACCCCGTGATGGAGGCATACGCGCGCAACAACGTGGGCTGGTGCGCCGCCCGCGTGGGCGACTACGACACCGCCCGCGAACACTGCCTGGCCGCGCTCGCCCTGCACCGACGCCACCACCACGCCGACGGCGAGGCGACCGCCCTGGACAGCCTGGGCTACATCGACCACCACACCGGGCACTACGAGCAGGCCCTCGACCACTACGAGCAGGCGCTCGCGATCTACCGCACCCTCGGCCACGTCCACTACACCGCCAACTCGCTCGACCGCCTCGGCCACTCCCACACCGCACTCGGGCGGCACGACCGGGCCCGCGCGGAATGGCGGGAAGCGATGGAGCTGTACCGGCAACAGGGCCGCGACACCGACGCCGAGCGCGTCCGGCGGCAGCTCGACGACCTCGACAGCGGCGCCGGGGACAGCGGAACCGGGGACAGCGGCACCGGAGACAACGGAACCGGGGACAGCGGCACCGCGGACGAGCCCGACGCGGTCGGCTGA
- a CDS encoding AfsR/SARP family transcriptional regulator encodes MAVEFRVLGPVEAHVDGRWVELGPARQRWVLAVLLVEANRLLPADRLLDHVWGDRVPSRGRDVLYGYLSRLRRVLRATGEADIVRRTGGYELVVDEGVVDVHRFRRLLADARATDDARAVAMLEQALGLWRGEVCAGLDTSWVDALRAELDRQRFTAELDRAEFRVRTGRHAEALADLSALSAAHPLDERVAAQFMLALCRSGRQADALAHYQRMRVRLADDLGADPGPSLRELHQRILTSDPALTHAVPDAGTSRSPVVPRQLPAAPALFTGRRAELARLDHTLATAPDDPAAPGPAAAGTAVMISAIGGAGGIGKTWLALTWAHRNLHRFPDGQLFADLRGFSPTGEPTGPAVAVRGFLDALGVDPRRVPPDLDARVALYRSLVAGRRMLVVLDNAATSEQVVPLLPGSPTCTVLVTGRHRLASLIDRHGTRHLALDVLDRDEGRALLAARIGADRVAGEPDAVDELVELCGGYPLALSITARNAATRAAIALREVAAELRELGLEVLDHDTDHTASLPAVLSWSLRRLTDEQRTVFALLGIAPGPDTTPAAAIALTGLSSARTRKALSALEEASLLDRRPGGRYAMHDLVRDYAGTTARATLPEDVREAALVRVMGFHLHTAHTADHLLDPHHSFLRPDPPASDVHPLPLPDAAAATAWLAAEHATLLATQHAAAALGRHHVVWHLAWTLHTFHLRRGHLRDALVVWRTALDAADHLPDPAARSCAHRNLGQAYSLLGLHEEAARHLDRALDLAVRHHDTAEQAHTHHKLALARERRGDDRGALEHARHALALHRTLGQPVMEAAALNLVGWFAARLGDYDTARDHCEAALALAGRHHDAEGKADTLDSLGLIAHRTGDHRRAVDRYRQALGLYRTLGHTYEIANTLDNAGHPHAALGERDQARAVWREALELYREQGRDTDVERVRRQLDDLDPTPEPDGQPSAADSAGERARQRAATGTPGSARRPGPASRSEDAS; translated from the coding sequence ATGGCGGTGGAATTCCGCGTACTGGGGCCGGTGGAGGCGCACGTCGACGGCCGGTGGGTCGAGTTGGGCCCGGCCCGGCAGCGGTGGGTGCTGGCGGTGCTGCTGGTCGAGGCCAACCGGTTGCTGCCGGCCGATCGGCTGCTCGACCACGTGTGGGGCGATCGGGTCCCGAGCAGGGGTCGGGATGTGCTGTACGGCTACCTGTCGCGGTTGCGGCGGGTCCTGCGGGCCACCGGCGAAGCCGACATCGTCCGTCGCACCGGTGGTTACGAGCTGGTCGTGGACGAGGGCGTGGTCGACGTGCACCGGTTCCGCCGGTTGCTGGCCGACGCCCGTGCGACCGACGACGCCCGCGCGGTGGCGATGTTGGAGCAGGCGTTGGGTTTGTGGCGGGGTGAGGTGTGCGCCGGCCTGGACACCTCGTGGGTCGACGCCCTGCGCGCCGAGTTGGACCGGCAGCGGTTCACCGCCGAACTCGACCGCGCCGAGTTCCGGGTGCGCACCGGCCGCCACGCGGAGGCCCTGGCCGACCTGTCCGCGCTGAGCGCAGCCCACCCGCTGGACGAGCGGGTGGCCGCGCAGTTCATGCTCGCGCTGTGCCGCAGTGGTCGCCAGGCCGACGCCCTGGCGCACTACCAGCGGATGCGCGTCCGGCTCGCCGACGACCTCGGCGCCGATCCCGGACCATCCCTGCGGGAACTCCACCAGCGCATCCTGACCTCCGACCCGGCCCTCACCCACGCCGTCCCGGACGCGGGCACGAGCAGGTCACCGGTGGTGCCCCGGCAACTGCCGGCCGCGCCCGCCCTGTTCACCGGCCGCCGCGCGGAGCTGGCCCGGCTGGACCACACCCTCGCCACCGCCCCCGACGACCCGGCCGCGCCGGGACCGGCGGCCGCGGGGACGGCGGTGATGATCTCGGCGATCGGCGGTGCCGGCGGGATCGGCAAGACCTGGCTCGCCCTGACCTGGGCCCACCGCAACCTGCACCGCTTCCCCGACGGGCAGCTCTTCGCCGACCTGCGGGGGTTCAGCCCCACCGGGGAGCCGACGGGCCCGGCGGTGGCGGTGCGCGGGTTCCTCGACGCACTGGGCGTCGACCCCCGCCGCGTCCCGCCCGACCTGGACGCCAGGGTGGCGCTGTACCGCAGCCTGGTGGCGGGGCGGCGGATGCTGGTCGTCCTGGACAACGCCGCCACCAGCGAGCAGGTCGTGCCGCTGCTGCCCGGCAGCCCGACCTGCACCGTGCTGGTCACCGGCCGCCACCGGCTGGCCTCCCTGATCGACCGGCACGGCACCCGCCACCTGGCCCTGGACGTCCTGGACCGCGACGAGGGCCGCGCCCTGCTGGCCGCGCGCATCGGCGCCGACCGCGTCGCAGGCGAGCCCGACGCCGTGGACGAACTCGTCGAGCTGTGCGGCGGCTACCCGCTGGCCCTGTCGATCACCGCCCGCAACGCCGCCACCCGCGCCGCCATCGCCCTGCGCGAGGTCGCCGCCGAACTGCGCGAACTGGGCCTGGAGGTGCTCGACCACGACACCGACCACACCGCCAGCCTGCCCGCGGTGCTGTCCTGGTCCCTGCGCCGGCTCACCGACGAGCAGCGCACCGTCTTCGCGCTGCTCGGGATCGCGCCCGGACCCGACACCACCCCGGCCGCCGCGATCGCCCTCACCGGCCTGTCTTCGGCCCGCACGCGCAAGGCGCTGTCCGCCCTGGAGGAGGCGTCGCTGCTCGACCGGCGGCCGGGCGGCCGGTACGCGATGCACGACCTGGTCCGGGACTACGCCGGCACCACGGCCCGCGCCACCCTGCCCGAGGACGTGCGGGAGGCGGCCCTGGTCCGGGTGATGGGCTTCCACCTGCACACCGCGCACACCGCCGACCACCTCCTGGACCCGCACCACTCGTTCCTGCGCCCCGACCCGCCCGCGTCCGACGTCCACCCGCTCCCGCTGCCCGACGCCGCGGCCGCGACCGCCTGGCTGGCCGCCGAGCACGCCACCCTCCTGGCCACGCAGCACGCCGCCGCCGCACTCGGCCGCCACCACGTCGTCTGGCACCTCGCCTGGACGCTGCACACCTTCCACCTCCGCCGGGGGCACCTCCGCGACGCGCTCGTCGTGTGGCGGACCGCGCTGGACGCCGCCGACCACCTGCCCGACCCCGCCGCGCGCAGCTGCGCCCACCGCAACCTCGGCCAGGCGTACTCCCTGCTGGGCCTGCACGAGGAGGCCGCGCGGCACCTGGACCGGGCCCTCGACCTGGCGGTGCGCCACCACGACACCGCCGAGCAGGCGCACACCCACCACAAGCTCGCGCTCGCCCGCGAACGGCGGGGGGACGACCGAGGGGCCCTGGAGCACGCCCGACACGCCCTGGCCCTGCACCGCACCCTCGGCCAGCCGGTGATGGAAGCCGCCGCGCTCAACCTGGTGGGCTGGTTCGCGGCGCGCCTGGGCGACTACGACACGGCCCGCGACCACTGCGAGGCCGCCCTCGCCCTGGCCGGCCGCCACCACGACGCGGAGGGTAAGGCGGACACCCTGGACAGCCTCGGGCTCATCGCCCACCGCACCGGCGACCACCGGCGGGCCGTCGACCGCTACCGCCAGGCCCTGGGCCTGTACCGCACCCTGGGGCACACCTACGAGATCGCGAACACCCTCGACAACGCCGGCCACCCCCACGCCGCCCTCGGAGAACGCGACCAGGCCCGCGCGGTGTGGCGGGAAGCCCTGGAGCTGTACCGGGAACAGGGCCGCGACACCGACGTCGAACGCGTCCGACGACAGCTCGACGACCTCGACCCGACGCCGGAGCCGGACGGGCAGCCGAGCGCGGCCGACAGCGCGGGAGAACGGGCGCGGCAGCGGGCGGCAACCGGGACACCCGGCAGCGCACGCCGACCGGGCCCGGCGTCGCGCTCGGAGGACGCCTCCTGA
- a CDS encoding BMP family lipoprotein: MVLSACAKDSGGVVAGATGVAGAACEFATPPSPPATPSAGAGEQAADGDRVDGSALKIGLAFDIGGRGDASFNDLAAAGFDRAIADLGIKEENTREVSAAPNEDESVKRSRLRQLAREGFNPIIGVGFAYTESLKVVAPEFPDVRFGLVDSAVEGAANVTPLVFAEQEGAFLAGVVAAYQSRKCHVGFVGGVDIPLIRKFEAGYAQGARAAAPKVVVERKYLTPATDFTGFQDPAKGLETAKGLIDKGADVLYPAAGASGIGVFSAVKQAGVLAIGCDADQYHQPALADTRDVIVASSLKRVDVAVYDFVRAAARNDLASLPKVFDLKANGVGYATSGGRVDAKLQGIVEGFKAEIIAGRIEVADKP, translated from the coding sequence ATGGTGCTGAGCGCCTGCGCGAAGGACTCCGGTGGTGTCGTCGCCGGGGCGACCGGCGTCGCGGGTGCCGCGTGCGAGTTCGCGACACCGCCCAGCCCGCCCGCCACGCCGAGCGCCGGCGCGGGGGAGCAGGCCGCCGACGGCGACCGGGTCGACGGGAGCGCGTTGAAGATCGGCCTGGCCTTCGACATCGGCGGTCGCGGTGACGCGTCGTTCAACGACCTCGCCGCCGCCGGGTTCGACCGGGCGATCGCCGACCTGGGCATCAAGGAGGAGAACACCCGCGAGGTCTCCGCCGCGCCGAACGAGGACGAGTCGGTGAAGCGGTCCCGCCTGCGCCAACTCGCGCGGGAGGGCTTCAACCCGATCATCGGCGTCGGCTTCGCGTACACCGAGTCGCTGAAGGTCGTCGCGCCGGAGTTCCCGGACGTCCGGTTCGGCCTGGTGGACTCGGCCGTGGAGGGCGCGGCCAACGTCACGCCACTGGTCTTCGCCGAGCAGGAGGGCGCGTTCCTGGCCGGCGTGGTGGCCGCGTACCAGAGCCGGAAGTGCCACGTCGGCTTCGTGGGCGGCGTCGACATCCCGCTGATCCGGAAGTTCGAGGCCGGGTACGCGCAGGGCGCGCGGGCCGCCGCGCCGAAGGTCGTGGTCGAGCGCAAGTACCTCACGCCGGCCACCGACTTCACCGGGTTCCAGGACCCGGCGAAGGGCCTGGAGACCGCGAAGGGCCTCATCGACAAGGGCGCGGACGTCCTCTACCCCGCCGCGGGCGCGTCCGGCATCGGCGTCTTCTCCGCGGTGAAGCAGGCGGGTGTGCTGGCGATCGGGTGTGACGCCGACCAGTACCACCAGCCGGCGCTCGCGGACACCAGGGACGTGATCGTCGCGTCGAGCCTCAAGCGCGTCGACGTGGCGGTGTACGACTTCGTCCGGGCCGCCGCGCGGAACGACCTGGCCTCGCTGCCGAAGGTCTTCGACCTCAAGGCGAACGGGGTCGGTTACGCCACGTCGGGCGGCAGGGTCGACGCGAAGCTACAGGGGATCGTGGAGGGGTTCAAGGCCGAGATCATCGCGGGCCGGATCGAGGTCGCGGACAAGCCGTAG
- a CDS encoding helix-turn-helix domain-containing protein has protein sequence MPGSRLTGADRRRIAAGLAQGLDYAGIARRLGRPTSTVSREVARNGGPGRYRADLAQFATTHRARRSPRPQAPARPDDDRGGLDPGAVAAFTADLTAAIVDTGMPRTAAGVMACLLTAETGSRTSAEPARDLRVSAATISHAVGLLRRQGLIRHARDGRSRRHRYFLDEDAGPRSAVVGARANQRLSATALRGAEVFGAGTAVGTRLVAAGRFLAQLGDDILRAAEERRRATTGTGPEHARTAGATTAR, from the coding sequence ATGCCAGGGAGCAGGCTGACCGGAGCCGACCGGCGGCGGATCGCCGCGGGCTTGGCGCAGGGCTTGGACTACGCCGGGATCGCCCGCCGTTTGGGCCGCCCCACCTCGACGGTGAGCCGCGAGGTCGCGCGCAACGGCGGACCCGGCCGCTACCGCGCCGACCTGGCCCAGTTCGCCACCACCCACCGCGCCCGGCGCAGCCCACGCCCGCAGGCGCCCGCGCGGCCGGACGACGACCGCGGCGGCCTCGACCCCGGCGCGGTGGCCGCGTTCACGGCGGACCTGACCGCGGCCATCGTCGACACCGGCATGCCGCGCACCGCCGCCGGCGTGATGGCCTGCCTGCTCACCGCCGAGACCGGCAGCCGCACCTCCGCCGAGCCGGCGCGGGACCTGCGGGTCAGCGCGGCGACCATCTCGCACGCGGTCGGCCTGCTGCGGCGGCAGGGGCTGATCCGCCACGCCCGCGACGGCCGGAGCCGGCGCCACCGGTACTTCCTCGACGAGGACGCGGGTCCGCGCTCCGCCGTGGTCGGCGCCCGCGCCAACCAGCGGCTCTCCGCCACCGCGCTGCGCGGCGCGGAGGTCTTCGGGGCGGGCACCGCGGTCGGTACCCGGCTCGTCGCCGCCGGCCGATTCCTCGCGCAGCTCGGCGACGACATCCTTCGCGCCGCCGAAGAGCGCCGGCGCGCCACCACGGGCACCGGCCCCGAGCACGCGCGGACGGCCGGTGCGACGACAGCGCGGTGA